The Chlorocebus sabaeus isolate Y175 chromosome 9, mChlSab1.0.hap1, whole genome shotgun sequence genome includes a window with the following:
- the RUFY2 gene encoding RUN and FYVE domain-containing protein 2 isoform X7: MATKDPTAVERANLLNMAKLSIKGLIESALSFGRTLDSDYPPLQQFFVVMEHCLKHGLKVRKSFLSYNKTIWGPLELVEKLYPEAEEIGASVRDLPGLNEFYEYHALMMEEEGAVIVGLLVGLNVIDANLCVKGEDLDSQVGVIDFSMYLKNEEDIGNKERNVQIAAILDQKNYVEELNRQLNSTVSSLHSRVDSLEKSNTKLIEELAIAKNNIIKLQEENHQLRSENKLILMKTQQHLEVTKVDVETELQTYKHSRQGLDEMYNEARRQLRDESQLRQDVENELAVQVSMKHEIELAMKLLEKDIHEKQDTLIGLRQQLEEVKAINIEMYQKLQGSEDGLKEKNEIIARLEEKTNKITAAMRQLEQSDNDLLTQTRTIAMSLVKCASSDTQDQYKLVKDISF; encoded by the exons atgg CTACAAAAGACCCCACCGCTGTAGAGAGAGCAAACTTGTTAAACATGGCTAAACTGAGTATCAAAGGACTCATTGAATCTGCCCTGAGCTTTGGCCGCACTTTGGATTCTGATTATCCCCCCTTGCAGCAATTCTTTGTTGTTATGGAACATTGCCTGAAACACGGTCTTAAAG TAAGAAAATCATTTTTGAGTTATAACAAAACCATCTGGGGCCCTTTGGAACTGGTGGAGAAGTTGTACCCAGAAGCAGAGGAAATAGGAGCCAGTGTCCGGGATCTGCCTGGTCTGAA tgAGTTTTATGAGTATCATGCACTAATGATGGAAGAAGAAGGAGCAGTAATTGTTGGGCTGCTGGTTGGCCTGAATGTGATCGATGCTAATCTGTGTGTGAAGGGAGAGGATTTAGACTCACAA GTTGGAGTGAttgatttttctatgtatttaaagAATGAAGAAGATATTGGAAATAAAGAAAG GAATGTTCAAATTGCTGCCATATTGGACCAAAAGAATTATGttgaagaattaaatagacaACTGAA cAGCACAGTCAGCAGCCTCCATTCAAGAGTTGATTCATTAGAAAAGTCAAATACTAAGCTGATTGAAGAG TTAGCAATAGCAAAGAATAACATCATTAAACTCCAAGAAGAAAATCATCAATTACGAAgtgaaaataaattgattttaatgAAAACACAGCAGCACCTAGAG gTTACCAAagtagatgtggaaactgagctTCAAACATATAAGCATTCTCGTCAGGGGCTAGATGAAATGTACAATGAAGCCAGAAGGCAGCTTCGAGATGAATCTCAGTTACGACAA GATGTAGAGAATGAGCTAGCAGTACAAGTTAGTATGAAGCATGAGATTGAACTTGCCATGAAGTTGCTGGAGAAAGATATCCATGAGAAACAAGATACTCTGATAGGCCTTCGACAACAGCTAGAGGAAGTTAAAGCAATTAACATAGAGATGTATCAGAAGTTGCAG gGTTCTGAAGAtggcttgaaagaaaaaaatgaaataattgccCGACTAGaagaaaaaaccaacaaaattacTGCAGCCATGAGGCAGCTGGAACAAAG TGATAACGATTTGTTAACTCAAACTAGGACAATTGCAATGTCATTGGTGAAATGTGCCAGCAGTGACACGCAGGACCAGTACAAGCTGGTCAAAGATATATCTTTCTGA
- the RUFY2 gene encoding RUN and FYVE domain-containing protein 2 isoform X6, with product MATKDPTAVERANLLNMAKLSIKGLIESALSFGRTLDSDYPPLQQFFVVMEHCLKHGLKVRKSFLSYNKTIWGPLELVEKLYPEAEEIGASVRDLPGLKTPLGRARAWLRLALMQKKMADYLRCLIIQRDLLSEFYEYHALMMEEEGAVIVGLLVGLNVIDANLCVKGEDLDSQVGVIDFSMYLKNEEDIGNKERNVQIAAILDQKNYVEELNRQLNSTVSSLHSRVDSLEKSNTKLIEELAIAKNNIIKLQEENHQLRSENKLILMKTQQHLEVTKVDVETELQTYKHSRQGLDEMYNEARRQLRDESQLRQDVENELAVQVSMKHEIELAMKLLEKDIHEKQDTLIGLRQQLEEVKAINIEMYQKLQGSEDGLKEKNEIIARLEEKTNKITAAMRQLEQSDNDLLTQTRTIAMSLVKCASSDTQDQYKLVKDISF from the exons atgg CTACAAAAGACCCCACCGCTGTAGAGAGAGCAAACTTGTTAAACATGGCTAAACTGAGTATCAAAGGACTCATTGAATCTGCCCTGAGCTTTGGCCGCACTTTGGATTCTGATTATCCCCCCTTGCAGCAATTCTTTGTTGTTATGGAACATTGCCTGAAACACGGTCTTAAAG TAAGAAAATCATTTTTGAGTTATAACAAAACCATCTGGGGCCCTTTGGAACTGGTGGAGAAGTTGTACCCAGAAGCAGAGGAAATAGGAGCCAGTGTCCGGGATCTGCCTGGTCTGAA GACCCCTCTGGGTCGAGCAAGAGCATGGCTTCGATTAGCCCTTATGCAAAAAAAAATGGCCGATTACTTACGTTGCTTGATTATTCAGAGGGATCTCTTAAG tgAGTTTTATGAGTATCATGCACTAATGATGGAAGAAGAAGGAGCAGTAATTGTTGGGCTGCTGGTTGGCCTGAATGTGATCGATGCTAATCTGTGTGTGAAGGGAGAGGATTTAGACTCACAA GTTGGAGTGAttgatttttctatgtatttaaagAATGAAGAAGATATTGGAAATAAAGAAAG GAATGTTCAAATTGCTGCCATATTGGACCAAAAGAATTATGttgaagaattaaatagacaACTGAA cAGCACAGTCAGCAGCCTCCATTCAAGAGTTGATTCATTAGAAAAGTCAAATACTAAGCTGATTGAAGAG TTAGCAATAGCAAAGAATAACATCATTAAACTCCAAGAAGAAAATCATCAATTACGAAgtgaaaataaattgattttaatgAAAACACAGCAGCACCTAGAG gTTACCAAagtagatgtggaaactgagctTCAAACATATAAGCATTCTCGTCAGGGGCTAGATGAAATGTACAATGAAGCCAGAAGGCAGCTTCGAGATGAATCTCAGTTACGACAA GATGTAGAGAATGAGCTAGCAGTACAAGTTAGTATGAAGCATGAGATTGAACTTGCCATGAAGTTGCTGGAGAAAGATATCCATGAGAAACAAGATACTCTGATAGGCCTTCGACAACAGCTAGAGGAAGTTAAAGCAATTAACATAGAGATGTATCAGAAGTTGCAG gGTTCTGAAGAtggcttgaaagaaaaaaatgaaataattgccCGACTAGaagaaaaaaccaacaaaattacTGCAGCCATGAGGCAGCTGGAACAAAG TGATAACGATTTGTTAACTCAAACTAGGACAATTGCAATGTCATTGGTGAAATGTGCCAGCAGTGACACGCAGGACCAGTACAAGCTGGTCAAAGATATATCTTTCTGA